A window from Candidatus Bathyarchaeota archaeon encodes these proteins:
- a CDS encoding shikimate kinase has protein sequence MTRKATAVAHGAATIVNAIALGKGAAFGVDLWTKAKVELTEKPSVIEAEIASDPKESTLLIERTALRVLQHFQLEKCFGAKIKTDSNIPIARGLKSSSTAANATALAMVAALEKSLDDLEIVKIGVEAAFDAKVTVTGAFDDACASYFGGAVITNNKNRELLKQLALPSDYTVLFHVPPQKAYTINSDVERLRTVKPLVEVAFQQALEGRIWEALTLNGLIYSTAQKLNTTIAIDALAAGAVAAGLCGKGPATTAVTPNDKVDKVKAALQAYEGEILTSHINQQKAKVIK, from the coding sequence GTGACAAGAAAAGCAACCGCAGTGGCACATGGCGCCGCAACAATAGTAAACGCCATAGCCCTTGGCAAAGGAGCAGCATTCGGCGTAGACCTCTGGACCAAAGCAAAAGTCGAATTAACCGAAAAACCCAGCGTTATAGAAGCCGAAATCGCCTCTGACCCCAAAGAAAGCACCCTACTAATCGAGAGAACAGCGCTACGAGTTTTGCAGCATTTTCAGTTAGAGAAGTGTTTCGGTGCCAAAATAAAAACTGACTCAAACATCCCCATCGCGCGGGGACTGAAAAGCAGCAGCACCGCCGCCAACGCTACCGCGCTTGCCATGGTTGCCGCGTTAGAGAAAAGTCTTGATGATTTGGAGATTGTAAAGATTGGTGTGGAAGCTGCCTTTGACGCGAAAGTCACTGTTACTGGCGCCTTTGATGATGCATGTGCATCCTACTTCGGCGGCGCAGTAATTACAAATAACAAGAACAGAGAACTGCTAAAACAGCTGGCTCTGCCCAGCGATTATACAGTGCTGTTTCATGTTCCGCCCCAGAAAGCCTACACCATCAACTCAGACGTGGAGCGGCTACGCACGGTTAAGCCGCTGGTGGAAGTCGCATTCCAACAAGCCCTAGAAGGCAGAATCTGGGAAGCCCTCACCCTCAACGGGTTGATTTATTCGACTGCCCAAAAACTCAACACCACCATCGCCATCGACGCGTTGGCTGCAGGCGCCGTCGCGGCTGGGTTATGCGGCAAAGGACCCGCCACAACCGCAGTAACCCCAAACGACAAAGTCGACAAAGTCAAAGCTGCCCTGCAAGCTTACGAAGGCGAAATCCTCACATCCCACATTAACCAACAGAAAGCCAAGGTGATAAAATGA
- a CDS encoding pyridoxal phosphate-dependent aminotransferase — protein MLYEINEKALKLESEGKKIIRLNLGDPDMATPPEIVEAAYASMKAGKTKYSSSYGELRLRQKIAEVHGVKAENVVITPGSKWGIFASMFLTLKSGGNVIIPTPYWTAYDLIAKSFGAKVKLLKTTLESGWKVDLNQLHDLIDDETKMIILNNPNNPTSKVMDTKTLDGVVDIANDHGVTVLSDEVYGAISFNPTKSILEYGADSKHILSNGFSKTFTMTGWRIGYLVANKMFIDNVTKLNQITVNNVPVFIQDAALKGLELHKQIAESIKAKYKQRADLASAKLAASGFKFTKPDAPFYVFPKRDGLDGEKFTLDLLDRGVAVAPGTSFGDYREHFRISLTAPDDQIEVALNKICEAPR, from the coding sequence ATGCTGTATGAGATAAATGAGAAAGCCCTCAAACTGGAAAGTGAAGGAAAAAAAATCATCCGACTAAACCTCGGCGACCCAGACATGGCTACGCCCCCCGAAATTGTCGAAGCCGCCTATGCATCTATGAAAGCAGGGAAAACCAAGTATTCTTCTTCTTATGGTGAACTTCGGCTTCGGCAGAAAATTGCAGAAGTCCACGGCGTTAAAGCAGAAAACGTCGTCATTACCCCCGGCTCTAAGTGGGGAATATTTGCCAGCATGTTTTTGACACTCAAAAGCGGCGGCAACGTCATCATCCCAACCCCCTATTGGACCGCTTACGATTTAATCGCTAAAAGCTTCGGTGCCAAAGTGAAACTGCTCAAAACCACCTTAGAGAGCGGTTGGAAAGTTGACTTAAACCAACTTCACGACTTAATCGACGACGAAACAAAAATGATTATCCTAAACAACCCTAACAACCCCACCAGCAAAGTGATGGATACCAAAACTCTCGACGGCGTAGTTGACATAGCCAACGACCACGGTGTCACTGTGCTCTCTGACGAGGTGTATGGTGCAATCAGCTTTAACCCCACCAAAAGCATCCTCGAATACGGCGCCGACTCCAAACACATTCTATCCAACGGCTTTAGCAAAACATTCACCATGACAGGCTGGCGCATAGGATACCTTGTCGCCAACAAAATGTTCATCGACAACGTCACCAAACTTAACCAAATCACCGTAAACAACGTCCCCGTCTTCATCCAAGATGCTGCATTAAAAGGCTTAGAACTCCACAAACAAATCGCGGAATCCATCAAAGCCAAATACAAACAACGCGCAGACCTTGCCAGCGCAAAACTTGCAGCGTCAGGCTTCAAATTTACAAAACCCGACGCACCCTTCTACGTGTTCCCCAAACGCGACGGCTTAGACGGTGAAAAATTCACCCTTGACCTCCTCGACCGCGGCGTAGCAGTTGCACCCGGAACCTCCTTTGGAGACTACCGCGAACACTTCCGTATCAGCCTAACCGCACCTGATGACCAAATCGAAGTTGCATTAAATAAAATCTGCGAGGCGCCTCGATGA
- a CDS encoding prephenate dehydrogenase/arogenate dehydrogenase family protein, translating to MRTAVLGAGKMGVWFAKFCKEKGDTVVLADRKAEKLANLKKELNVETADFADAVRGADRVLICTSISSFEEIIKQIAPATHKGQAIMDICSIKEYPVNIMHQYIKDALVLGTHPVFGPGSNGVAHKAYVLTPTNPEEEAYAEKFKAWLETEEAHVFIMTPQKHDELMSIVLGFAHFVGLAACETLLEQPSFTESKKLAGTTYRMLFTLAEAVAQETPDLYANIQTKLAGIGKIEETFIANAQEWVELMKNKDTTAIMKRMDQLRSKLSKVDGEYGKSYEVMYKMLQSTEE from the coding sequence ATGAGGACAGCCGTTCTCGGCGCGGGCAAAATGGGCGTTTGGTTCGCTAAATTCTGCAAGGAAAAAGGCGACACCGTAGTCCTCGCTGACCGCAAAGCTGAGAAACTGGCAAACCTCAAAAAAGAGTTAAACGTAGAAACCGCAGATTTCGCAGATGCCGTACGTGGCGCAGACCGTGTACTCATCTGCACCTCCATCTCTTCTTTTGAAGAAATCATAAAACAAATCGCGCCTGCTACTCATAAAGGGCAAGCAATCATGGATATCTGCTCAATCAAAGAATACCCCGTCAACATCATGCACCAATATATAAAAGACGCCTTGGTGTTGGGAACTCACCCAGTTTTTGGTCCAGGCAGCAATGGCGTGGCACACAAAGCCTATGTCTTAACCCCCACAAACCCAGAGGAAGAGGCATACGCCGAGAAGTTCAAGGCATGGCTGGAGACAGAGGAAGCCCACGTCTTCATCATGACCCCGCAGAAGCATGACGAGTTAATGTCGATTGTTCTGGGGTTTGCGCATTTTGTGGGTTTAGCCGCCTGCGAAACGTTGCTTGAACAACCAAGCTTCACGGAATCAAAGAAACTCGCGGGCACTACATATCGTATGTTGTTCACTTTAGCTGAAGCTGTAGCCCAAGAGACCCCTGACTTATACGCCAACATCCAGACCAAACTCGCTGGAATAGGAAAAATCGAGGAAACCTTCATCGCCAACGCCCAAGAATGGGTTGAGTTAATGAAAAACAAAGACACCACCGCCATCATGAAACGTATGGACCAACTGCGCAGCAAGCTTTCCAAGGTGGACGGTGAATACGGCAAAAGCTATGAAGTAATGTATAAGATGCTACAATCAACAGAGGAATAA
- a CDS encoding chorismate mutase, with protein sequence MADISEHRKKIDAIDDQILAALCERIKVCKAIGEEKKKQNIPIRDASRENALYRRIKTKAAKLGLDAGQVEAVYREIVNMCSAVQE encoded by the coding sequence ATGGCAGACATATCGGAACATCGCAAAAAGATAGATGCAATCGACGACCAAATCCTCGCCGCCCTATGCGAACGTATCAAAGTCTGCAAAGCCATCGGCGAGGAAAAAAAGAAACAAAACATACCCATACGTGACGCCTCAAGAGAAAACGCACTCTATCGCCGCATCAAAACTAAGGCTGCAAAGTTGGGTTTAGATGCGGGGCAAGTTGAGGCGGTGTACCGCGAAATAGTTAATATGTGCAGTGCCGTTCAGGAGTAA
- the aroA gene encoding 3-phosphoshikimate 1-carboxyvinyltransferase, whose amino-acid sequence MTEITVKNTPQLNGAVCAPASKSYTQRMLIAAALSNGISRISNPLLSEDTEAALRAVTALGATFKAEDTCWTIAGASPLRGAVEPIDCGESGATLRFMVPVAALAETSSILVFRGSIERRPIEPLLTSLKELGAEAHVGKFEGKDAVFVEGGGIRGGKTSIPGDVSSQFISGLMFACPMAKTATEITLTTPLESADYVKMTESVLAMHSVGVDVKENCLAIPANQTFKAVDGTVPGDFSSAAFLLSAAAITKSKVVVNNLNYESVQGDKAILTVLRKMGVNGKVCADSIEIEGTSNPLKPVEVDAKNIPDLVPVIAVLACFAKGTSHISGARRLRLKESDRLASVSSELSKMGAEIKVDADGLTIKGKKLHGAVIDPHNDHRIAMSCAVAALSTEGETVITDAECVRKSYPQFFVHLKALGANAVGGKLDR is encoded by the coding sequence ATGACGGAGATAACCGTCAAAAACACCCCCCAACTCAACGGCGCGGTCTGTGCGCCAGCCTCAAAATCCTACACCCAACGCATGCTCATAGCAGCAGCCCTATCCAATGGAATTTCAAGGATATCTAATCCGCTTCTCTCTGAAGACACCGAAGCAGCTCTCCGCGCAGTAACCGCATTAGGCGCCACATTCAAAGCTGAAGACACCTGCTGGACAATCGCGGGGGCATCACCTCTCCGAGGAGCAGTGGAGCCGATTGATTGCGGAGAGTCGGGAGCGACGCTACGGTTTATGGTTCCTGTGGCTGCGCTTGCGGAGACTTCTTCGATTTTGGTGTTCCGGGGATCTATTGAGCGGCGCCCCATCGAACCGCTGCTTACAAGCCTCAAAGAATTAGGCGCAGAAGCCCACGTAGGCAAGTTTGAGGGAAAAGACGCTGTATTCGTGGAAGGCGGCGGCATACGAGGGGGCAAAACCAGCATCCCCGGCGACGTAAGCTCCCAATTCATCTCAGGCTTAATGTTCGCGTGTCCCATGGCAAAAACAGCCACCGAAATCACCCTAACCACACCCTTAGAGTCGGCGGATTACGTGAAAATGACTGAATCCGTGCTTGCCATGCACTCCGTAGGGGTAGACGTTAAGGAGAACTGCCTCGCGATACCCGCTAATCAGACGTTCAAGGCTGTTGACGGTACCGTACCCGGAGACTTCTCGTCCGCGGCGTTTCTGCTTTCAGCGGCAGCCATAACTAAAAGCAAAGTTGTGGTAAACAATCTCAATTATGAGTCTGTGCAGGGCGACAAAGCCATCCTCACTGTGCTCAGAAAAATGGGCGTCAACGGGAAAGTCTGCGCAGATAGCATCGAAATCGAAGGCACCAGCAACCCGCTAAAACCCGTGGAGGTTGACGCCAAAAACATCCCCGACCTCGTCCCAGTCATCGCGGTGCTGGCGTGTTTTGCGAAAGGAACTTCACATATTTCTGGTGCGCGTAGATTGAGGCTAAAAGAATCGGACCGCTTAGCGTCGGTTTCGTCTGAGTTGTCTAAGATGGGCGCAGAAATCAAGGTAGACGCTGACGGCTTAACCATAAAAGGCAAAAAACTGCATGGTGCAGTCATAGACCCCCATAATGACCATCGAATCGCCATGTCCTGCGCGGTTGCTGCTTTGAGTACTGAGGGGGAAACTGTTATTACGGATGCGGAGTGTGTCAGAAAGTCTTATCCGCAGTTCTTTGTACATCTTAAAGCGTTAGGAGCAAATGCAGTTGGCGGGAAACTCGATAGGTAA
- the pheA gene encoding prephenate dehydratase codes for MKVTYQGETGAYSEMAVYKFFGRTVEPVPCKDFREVFESVKTSTVPNGVVPIENSIEGSVNQNYDLFLAYDLKVCGEVAVKLAHVLIADPKAKFEDIKTVYSHPQALAQCRHYLEKHNWEIVPAYDTAGSVKLVKEQGLLTAAAIASEKAADLYGMKIIARDIADNPSNYTRFLVLAHEDSSPTGDDKTSIIFSAKHAPGSLYHALGEFASRNINLTRIESRPTKTTAWQYNFYLDFEGHRTEKRCAEALAALEKYATFVKILGSYPRVI; via the coding sequence GTGAAAGTAACCTATCAGGGAGAAACAGGCGCCTATAGTGAAATGGCAGTCTACAAGTTTTTCGGCCGAACCGTAGAGCCCGTCCCCTGTAAGGATTTCCGCGAAGTGTTTGAATCCGTAAAAACAAGCACCGTCCCAAACGGGGTGGTGCCTATCGAGAACTCGATTGAAGGCAGCGTCAACCAAAACTACGACCTCTTCCTAGCCTATGACCTGAAAGTCTGCGGCGAAGTCGCCGTAAAACTGGCTCATGTGCTTATCGCTGACCCCAAAGCAAAATTCGAAGACATAAAAACCGTCTATTCCCATCCCCAAGCGCTCGCGCAGTGCCGCCACTACCTCGAGAAGCACAACTGGGAAATCGTTCCCGCCTATGACACTGCAGGTAGCGTAAAACTCGTCAAAGAACAAGGTCTGCTCACAGCCGCGGCGATTGCTAGCGAAAAAGCCGCTGACCTCTATGGCATGAAAATCATCGCCCGAGACATAGCCGACAACCCCTCCAACTACACCCGCTTCCTCGTCTTAGCCCACGAAGACTCATCCCCCACGGGAGATGACAAAACCAGCATCATCTTTAGCGCCAAACACGCCCCCGGCAGCCTCTACCATGCACTCGGCGAATTCGCATCAAGAAACATCAACCTCACCCGTATCGAATCCCGCCCCACCAAAACCACCGCCTGGCAATACAACTTCTACCTAGACTTCGAGGGACACCGAACAGAGAAGCGATGCGCCGAAGCGTTAGCGGCACTGGAGAAGTATGCGACTTTCGTCAAGATTCTGGGGTCCTATCCCCGAGTCATCTAA
- a CDS encoding 3-isopropylmalate dehydratase small subunit — translation MNSKITAKAIKFGNNIDTDVILPGKYLILVDPYELGKHALESLDTEFVNKAKDGVIVVGGKNFGCGSSREQAPLALKYSGVKCVIAESFARIFFRNAINIGLPVIECKGISTAVETGDKLTVDFEAGKIDNLSNGKKFQVEKLPPFILEILADGGLIENLRRKKK, via the coding sequence ATGAACAGCAAAATAACCGCTAAAGCCATAAAATTCGGCAACAACATCGACACCGACGTCATCTTACCCGGCAAATACCTAATCTTAGTAGACCCCTACGAGTTAGGCAAACATGCACTGGAAAGCTTAGACACCGAATTCGTCAACAAAGCCAAAGACGGCGTCATCGTGGTTGGAGGCAAAAACTTTGGTTGCGGTAGCAGCCGCGAACAGGCACCCTTAGCTTTAAAGTACTCGGGTGTAAAATGCGTCATCGCCGAATCCTTCGCAAGGATTTTCTTCCGCAACGCAATCAACATCGGTTTACCCGTAATTGAGTGCAAAGGCATATCAACTGCGGTTGAAACTGGCGATAAATTGACCGTAGACTTTGAAGCTGGCAAGATAGACAACCTATCTAACGGCAAAAAATTCCAAGTCGAAAAGCTGCCGCCTTTCATCTTAGAGATTTTGGCGGACGGCGGATTAATCGAGAATTTACGGAGGAAGAAAAAATGA
- a CDS encoding isocitrate/isopropylmalate dehydrogenase family protein, which yields MTEYKISLIPGDGIGPELSEATLKVLEASEKKFGLKLKVIEVPAGDIALETLGVALPADTVEKIKNSHACMKGPVGESAADVIVKLRYIFDLYANLRPIKTYPAVEAARPNIDMMFVRENTEDVYKGQEFTIGNDTTLCLRTITRGNCTRIAKKAFEMARLRNDKKKVTAIHKANVMRITDGLFRDVCREVAKGYPDIAFNELYVDAASMRLIKEPETFDVLCTCNMFGDILSDEAAQLVGGLGMAPGANVGDNFGLFEPIHGSAPNRVGKHTANPLSMILSAELMLDWLGEKYNDPKCIKAAAAIEKGVVYALENHQSVPDLGGKTTTVGMAEAIAAAMPEK from the coding sequence ATGACAGAATATAAAATATCTCTCATCCCAGGAGACGGTATCGGACCGGAACTATCCGAAGCCACACTAAAAGTCCTAGAAGCTTCCGAAAAGAAATTCGGTTTAAAGCTAAAGGTTATTGAAGTCCCAGCAGGGGACATTGCTCTTGAGACGCTCGGCGTTGCCCTCCCAGCAGACACCGTGGAGAAAATCAAAAACAGCCACGCCTGCATGAAAGGCCCCGTCGGCGAATCCGCAGCAGACGTCATCGTTAAACTCCGCTACATTTTCGACCTCTACGCAAACCTACGCCCAATCAAAACCTACCCCGCAGTAGAAGCAGCACGACCCAACATCGACATGATGTTTGTTCGCGAAAACACCGAAGACGTCTACAAAGGCCAAGAATTCACCATAGGCAACGACACTACCCTCTGTTTACGTACTATCACACGAGGAAACTGCACCCGTATCGCCAAGAAGGCCTTTGAAATGGCACGCCTACGCAACGACAAAAAGAAGGTCACTGCCATCCACAAAGCTAACGTCATGCGCATCACCGACGGCTTATTCCGCGATGTATGTCGCGAAGTAGCAAAAGGCTACCCTGACATTGCATTCAACGAATTATACGTTGACGCAGCCTCCATGCGCCTCATCAAAGAACCCGAAACCTTCGACGTATTGTGTACCTGTAACATGTTCGGCGACATCTTAAGTGATGAAGCAGCTCAACTAGTCGGAGGCTTAGGTATGGCTCCAGGCGCAAACGTAGGTGACAACTTCGGCTTATTCGAACCCATCCACGGTTCTGCACCTAACAGAGTAGGTAAACATACCGCAAATCCCCTATCCATGATCCTATCAGCTGAACTGATGCTGGATTGGCTAGGCGAAAAATACAATGACCCCAAATGCATAAAGGCCGCAGCAGCCATCGAAAAAGGCGTGGTCTACGCACTGGAAAATCATCAATCTGTTCCAGACTTAGGCGGAAAAACCACGACTGTCGGAATGGCCGAGGCTATAGCTGCAGCAATGCCAGAAAAATAG
- the aroC gene encoding chorismate synthase, with the protein MAGNSIGKEFTVTSFGESHGSVIGVVVDGCPAGLPLSEADFQEELDRRIPADTRIVSARREKDTAKILSGVFGGFTTGAPITVTVENRETQSSDYDALKTLPRPSHSDYPAHIRYGGFNDYRGGGRFSGRVTVSLIMAGTIAKKLLGRYDIDVLAYTLAIGQIKTDKQFSTAEIRKNRYAAATRCPDLACSEKMEQAIIAAKAEGDSLGGVVECVALNMPSGVGEPLFDTLDGDLAKALFCVPAVKGVEFGVGFKAAELKGSQNNDAFLVKGGKVVTATENAGGILGGLSSGMPIVTRVAIKPTPSIGKEQQTVNLSAMEDASLCVKGRHDPCVVPKAVPAVEAAVAITLVDHLIRAGVIPKVLKEH; encoded by the coding sequence TTGGCGGGAAACTCGATAGGTAAAGAATTCACAGTCACCAGCTTTGGAGAAAGCCACGGCAGCGTCATAGGCGTCGTCGTGGACGGTTGCCCAGCGGGGTTGCCGCTCTCGGAAGCTGATTTTCAAGAGGAACTGGACAGGCGAATCCCAGCGGACACTCGAATTGTTTCGGCACGCAGAGAAAAAGACACCGCCAAAATCCTAAGCGGCGTCTTCGGCGGCTTCACCACAGGCGCCCCCATCACCGTCACCGTTGAGAACCGCGAGACCCAATCCAGCGACTACGACGCCCTCAAAACCCTGCCGCGCCCCAGCCACTCCGACTACCCTGCGCATATCCGATACGGCGGCTTTAATGACTACCGAGGCGGCGGACGCTTCTCGGGTCGAGTTACCGTGTCGCTCATCATGGCAGGCACCATAGCCAAGAAGCTACTGGGCAGATACGACATCGACGTCTTAGCCTACACGCTTGCCATTGGACAAATCAAAACCGACAAGCAATTCAGTACGGCTGAAATCCGCAAAAACCGCTATGCAGCAGCTACCCGTTGCCCCGATTTAGCGTGTTCAGAGAAGATGGAGCAAGCCATCATCGCGGCTAAAGCGGAAGGAGACAGCCTTGGCGGCGTCGTGGAATGCGTTGCGCTAAACATGCCCAGCGGCGTTGGGGAACCATTATTTGACACGTTGGACGGCGATTTAGCTAAGGCGCTGTTCTGTGTTCCCGCCGTGAAAGGCGTGGAGTTCGGTGTGGGCTTTAAAGCTGCAGAGCTTAAGGGCAGCCAAAACAATGACGCTTTCTTGGTGAAGGGCGGCAAAGTTGTTACAGCCACTGAGAATGCAGGCGGCATTTTAGGCGGCTTATCCAGCGGCATGCCAATCGTCACCAGAGTTGCCATTAAACCTACACCCTCGATTGGTAAGGAGCAGCAGACTGTTAATCTCTCAGCTATGGAAGACGCCTCTTTGTGTGTGAAGGGTCGGCATGACCCCTGTGTGGTTCCTAAAGCGGTACCCGCCGTGGAAGCCGCAGTCGCAATCACTCTGGTTGATCATCTCATCCGCGCCGGCGTCATACCTAAAGTCCTCAAGGAGCACTAA
- a CDS encoding gamma-glutamyl-gamma-aminobutyrate hydrolase family protein (Members of this family of hydrolases with an active site Cys residue belong to MEROPS family C26.), translated as MKTLLVNCYLDGTKIHELNDVLNRFTACVTVPYTKIQKDYQISEGIGAVVISGSEAHINKPEDKAKFDGVMHLIQNCSVPLLGICFGHQLLCSTFGAKTGTLTQPVIDKFEQVNVIQTGDILSRFRRGQTVPLAQNHNDYVLKDSLDSAGLNLLADSASCEVEAVKHKNRLFFGVQFHPERVTINGETHLEGHKIIDNFYANNVKRLGI; from the coding sequence ATGAAAACACTATTAGTCAACTGCTACTTGGATGGCACCAAAATCCACGAATTAAATGACGTGCTAAATAGGTTCACCGCCTGTGTAACTGTTCCTTACACGAAAATCCAAAAAGATTACCAGATTAGCGAAGGCATAGGCGCCGTAGTGATTAGCGGCTCAGAGGCGCACATAAATAAACCCGAGGATAAGGCAAAATTCGACGGCGTCATGCACCTAATCCAAAACTGCAGCGTTCCACTTTTAGGCATATGTTTTGGGCACCAACTCCTATGCTCAACTTTCGGAGCCAAAACAGGCACTCTAACTCAACCAGTTATCGACAAATTTGAACAGGTAAACGTCATCCAAACAGGGGATATTTTGAGCCGATTCAGAAGAGGCCAAACGGTTCCGCTGGCACAGAACCACAATGACTATGTCCTTAAAGACAGCCTCGACTCAGCGGGCTTAAACCTCTTAGCGGACTCAGCTAGCTGCGAAGTGGAAGCCGTCAAACACAAAAACAGACTATTCTTCGGCGTACAATTCCACCCAGAACGAGTCACAATAAACGGCGAAACACATCTGGAAGGCCACAAAATCATAGACAACTTTTACGCAAACAACGTAAAACGTCTCGGAATCTAA
- a CDS encoding 2-isopropylmalate synthase, whose translation MNESRTIRILDTTLRDGEQTPGVSLTAEDKIEIAQQLSKLGVDIIEAGFPSSSDGERKVVREIAKLGLTSKICALSRCTKKDIDAALDCDVDLIHIFIPTSPVQMKHAVNMTPEQVLTSAIESIQYVKKHGVPCEFSPMDATRTELPFLKKICTAAQDAGIDSLNVPDTVGCMIPKTTYEFFKEIKSYIKVPISAHCHNDFGLAVANSLAAVEAGADQVHTAVNGLGERAGNAALEEVVTTLHVVYGYNTNINTRLLYSTSRMVSSLTGVAVQVNKAIVGENAFAHESGIHTRGVTEQPLTFEPISPELVGRTRKLVAGKLAGTHGIQAELAEIGIHPTEAQLGEIVKRVKELGDKGKMVTDADLIALTSAVMGEVVGEQKIVDLCDMAVVTGIKVIPTASVRLTLDGKEYVAAETGVGPVDAVLKAIQKLTSNMEKIRLSEYRLEAITGGSNAVAEVVIKVEDEKGNLVSARAAREDIVMASVEAMINGINKLLLKNRKQGPKP comes from the coding sequence ATGAATGAGTCAAGAACTATCCGTATTTTGGATACAACTTTGCGCGATGGGGAACAAACCCCCGGCGTTTCTTTAACCGCCGAAGACAAAATTGAGATTGCACAGCAACTAAGCAAATTAGGCGTAGACATTATCGAGGCTGGTTTTCCAAGCAGTTCAGACGGCGAACGCAAAGTCGTCCGAGAAATCGCTAAACTCGGCTTAACCTCAAAAATCTGCGCGTTATCTCGATGCACCAAAAAAGACATAGACGCAGCATTAGACTGCGACGTTGACTTAATCCACATATTCATCCCAACTTCTCCAGTGCAGATGAAACACGCCGTAAACATGACACCTGAGCAGGTATTGACTTCCGCAATAGAATCCATCCAGTACGTCAAGAAGCATGGCGTACCATGCGAATTCTCCCCGATGGATGCCACCCGCACCGAGTTGCCCTTTCTGAAAAAAATCTGTACAGCCGCCCAAGACGCAGGTATTGATAGCCTAAACGTTCCCGACACCGTAGGCTGCATGATACCGAAAACCACCTATGAATTCTTCAAAGAAATAAAATCCTACATAAAAGTCCCAATCAGCGCTCACTGCCACAACGACTTCGGCTTGGCAGTCGCTAACAGCTTAGCCGCAGTTGAAGCAGGCGCAGACCAAGTTCACACAGCAGTTAACGGCTTAGGCGAACGCGCAGGAAACGCAGCCCTAGAAGAAGTAGTCACCACCCTACACGTGGTCTACGGCTACAACACAAACATAAACACACGCTTACTCTACAGCACCAGCCGCATGGTCTCCTCTTTAACAGGTGTAGCGGTGCAAGTCAACAAAGCCATCGTCGGCGAAAACGCGTTTGCCCACGAATCCGGCATCCACACTCGTGGCGTCACCGAGCAACCCCTGACCTTTGAACCGATTAGCCCCGAACTGGTCGGTCGAACCCGCAAACTCGTCGCAGGCAAACTGGCAGGCACCCATGGCATCCAAGCTGAACTAGCCGAAATCGGTATCCACCCAACCGAAGCACAACTTGGCGAAATCGTCAAACGCGTCAAAGAACTAGGCGACAAAGGCAAAATGGTCACCGACGCTGACTTAATCGCGTTGACTTCTGCTGTTATGGGTGAAGTGGTTGGGGAACAAAAAATCGTGGACCTCTGCGACATGGCAGTTGTCACTGGCATCAAAGTCATCCCGACCGCGTCCGTGCGCCTCACCTTAGATGGCAAAGAATACGTTGCAGCCGAAACCGGCGTTGGACCCGTAGATGCAGTGCTAAAAGCCATCCAGAAGCTCACCAGCAACATGGAAAAAATCCGCCTAAGCGAATACAGATTAGAAGCAATCACTGGAGGAAGCAACGCAGTCGCTGAAGTCGTCATAAAAGTTGAAGACGAAAAAGGCAACCTCGTCTCAGCACGTGCCGCACGAGAAGACATCGTCATGGCCTCGGTTGAAGCAATGATAAACGGTATAAACAAGCTGCTCCTAAAGAATCGTAAGCAGGGACCTAAACCGTGA